From the Lampris incognitus isolate fLamInc1 chromosome 6, fLamInc1.hap2, whole genome shotgun sequence genome, one window contains:
- the tmem17 gene encoding transmembrane protein 17B, which produces MFLFSLRHQATCSSKMNLPQPVRKRLGDFSRTVFIDQYRIQLTHENHVTFPGRKREVVSSLPLQMSLFFNMWFFPLWWTSEVVMLHLKYPALPDYYKFILVTVLILMTLIEAIRLYLGYAGNLQEKVPELAGFWLLSILLQFPLILFQLLNEAILIQPLERGVHIVLALFLLSQALSGFVALRDMVRHTESQFHLHQFD; this is translated from the exons ATGTTTTTGTTTTCGCTCCGTCACCAAGCTACGTGTTCCTCAAAGATGAATCTACCGCAACCCGTCAGAAAGCGTTTGGGAGACTTCTCTCGCACTGTTTTCATCGATCAGTATCGCATTCAGCTTACTCATGAGAATCACGTCACATTCCCGGGACGCA AAAGGGAAGTAGTATCCAGTCTCCCGCTCCAGATGTCTCTGTTCTTCAACATGTGGTTCTTCCCCCTCTGGTGGACCAGTGAGGTTGTGATGCTTCACCTTAAG TATCCTGCCCTGCCAGACTATTACAAGTTCATCCTGGTCACCGTTCTCATACTAATGACTCTGATAGAGGCCATTAGACTCTACCTTGGTTATGCTGGCAATCTACAAGAGAAG GTTCCAGAGCTGGCTGGTTTCTGGCTGCTGAGTATTCTGCTGCAGTTTCCACTAATCTTATTCCAACTTTTGAATGAAGCCATTCTCATCCAGCCCCTGGAGAGAGGAGTCCATATAGTTCTTGCTTTGTTCCTACTCTCACAG GCCCTCTCTGGCTTTGTGGCGTTGAGAGACATGGTCAGACACACTGAAAGCCAATTCCATCTGCACCAATTTGACTGA